The Burkholderia sp. NRF60-BP8 genomic sequence GAGCCGTCGTTCGAGAACGAGATACGGCCGGTCACGCCTTCGAAGTCGATCTTCTTGAGCGCCGGGCGATAGGCCTTCGGGTCGGTCGAACCGGCCGCCTGCATCGCCTTGATCGCCGCCCACGCGGCGTCGTAGCCGAACTGCGCGTACGACAGCACGTCGACGCCGAAGCGCTTCTTGAAGCGCGCCTCGAAGTCCTTCCCCTGTGGCAGTTCGTCGAGCGGCCGGCCATATTCCCACGCCATCGCGCCTTCGGCGGCCGGCCCCGCGATCTTGATGAATTCGTTGTCCTTCACGCCGCCGCCGCCGACGAACTGCGCGTTCAGCCCGAGCTGCCGCATCTGCTTGATGAAGTTCGCGGCGAGCGAATCGAGGCCGCCGAAGAAGATCAGGTCGGGGTTCTTGGCCTTCAGGCTCGTGATCTGCGCGCGGAAATCGACCGCCTGGTTGCTGGTGAACTCGCGGCCGATGAGGTTGCCGCCCGCGGCTTTCACCGCCTTCTCGAATTCGTCGGCCTCGCCTTGGCCGAACGCCGTGCGGTCGTCGATGATCGCGATGCGCTTCGCCTTCGTCACGTCGACCGCGTACTTGCCCGCGTTGCCGGCATTCTGGCCGTCGGTCGCGATCACCATGAACATGTTCGCGAGCCCGCGCGACGTGAGCGTCGGATTGGTCGCGGCCGGGTCGATCACCGGAATGCCGGCCTTGTCGTAGACCACCGACGCCGGGATCGTCGTCCCCGAGTTGAAGTGACCGACCACGACCGACACGTTCTGGTCGACCAGCGCCTGCGCGGCCTGCACGCCGATGCGTGGGTCGGCCTGGTCGTCCTGCACGACGAGATTGAAACGGGCAGGCTTGCCGGCGATCTGCACCTTCTGCGCGACCGCATCGTCGAGCGCGAGTTGTACGCCGTTTTGCAGATCCTTGCCGTAGCCGGCGTTCACGCCGGTGAGCGGCGCGGCGAAGCCGACTTTCACGTCGGTTGCGTCGGCAGCCTGGGCGGCCTGTTGCGAGAGGAGGGCAAGCGCGGATGCAATCGACACCGACAGCAGGGAATGACGGAATTTCATGTTGTTCCTCTTGTTCGACACCTGCGAGTGGGTACCGCACGCGTTCGGGCGGGCCGGCGCGTGCGACGGGCGGGCGGTTCGACCGCTTCTCGGAATCGGGCGGGGAGGTCGGCATCGCGATTCTCGGAAACATCTCCCGTCAGGCTCCGCGAAGAGCCCCGATTGCCTCGATATATAGGTCGCCGATATGCACGGGTCTTGGAAATTTGCCGCGCATTCGATGCGGATTTGCGCATAGCTTCCGCGCGTGCGCAGGCGGCCGGTATCGGGAATTTCCCGTCGCGAACGGAACGGGTGGGGAGGAAAGGGGGCGGAGCGGGGCAACGCAGCGGCGCGGCCCGCCCGGGGCCGCGCCGCGTAGGGCCGACGTCAGTCGGACAGGGCGTCCGATGCGGCCTCGGCGTCGTCGTGCGACGCGCTTGTGCGGATCAGCGGGTCGCTGGTGCTCGGGCGGCCCGTTTCGACGTGGCCCGCGAAGCGGCGCAGGAAGCCGAGCAGCCGGCCGTCGCTGACGGTCAGGTCGTACCAGCCGTGGCTGCCGCGCAGGTCCCAGTAATCGTCGACGTGCGCGCCCGGCGCGAGGTCGAACGTGCGCGCGTGGCCGTGGCCGTACGCGTTCGTGACCTTGAGCCGCACGGCCTTGTGGCCGCGGTTCATCAGGCGCAGCGTGATGTTGCCGTTCGCAACGTCGTAGCCGTAGATCACTTCGGGGTTCACGTTCGCGCTGCCGACACCGGTCGCGAACGGGCCGCGGAAATGGCAGTAGAAGCCGTTTGGGCCGTACACGTCGAGGTCGTACAGGCCGAGCGACGCGGCGGCGCTCCACGTGTCGGCGACGCGCTTGCCGGCTTCGACCGTGTACGCCCACGGGCCGTCGACGCGATTGCGCGACTGGACCTGGAACGCCGCGCCTGCCCGGCCGGTGTTCGCGAAGGTCAGCCGGAACTGGCCGTTCGCGGCTTCGACGCGACCGTGCACGAACAGCTCGTACGGCAGCGCACGCGCCGGACGCAGCCCGGCCTCCTGTTTCGGCAGCTTCTGCAGCACTGGCGGCACCGGGATGTAGTCGGGATGGCGCGCGCGGTCGGGCGGCGCGTAGCCGCTCGTGTCGGGCAGCGTCGGCCAGGCGGCGTCCGCGGTCGCGAAGTCGAACGCCGACGTCAGGTCGCCGCACACCGCGCGACGCCACGGCGACACGTTGGCGGCCGTGACCGGATATTGCGCGCCGAACCGCGCCTCGATGAATTGCAGCAGCGACGTGTGATCGAAGGTCTGCGAGCAGACCCAGCCGCCCTTGGTCCACGGCGACACGACGAGCATCGGCACGCGCGGCCCCAGGCCGTACGGGCCGGCCATGTGCGATGCGTCGCCGGCGTACACCTCGTTGGTCGTCGCGACCGTCGACAGCCCGTTGTCGCGCGACTGCGGCGCGAACGGCGGGGGCACGTGATCGAAGAAGCCGTCGTTTTCGTCGTACGTGATGAAGAGCGCGGTCTTGCTCCACACGTCGGGATTCGACACGAGCACCTTCAACACCTGCTCGATGTACCACGCGCCGTAGTTGGCGGGCCAGTTCGGATGCTCGGAATACGCTTCCGGCGCGCAGATCCACGACACCTGCGGCAGCGTGCCGTTCTTCACGTCCTGCTGCAGCACGTCGAACAGCGTGCCGCCGGCGCTGACGTTGGTGCCGGTGCGCGCCTTGTCGTACAGCGGCGTGCCGGGCAGCGCGGTGCGGTACTGGTTGAAGTAGAGCAGCGAGTTGTCGCCGTAGTTGCCGATGTACGGGTTTTGCGTCCAGCCCCACGAGCCGTTCGCGTCGAGCCCGGTGCCGATGTCCTGGTAGATCTTCCACGACACGCCGGCCTGTTCGAGCACTTCCGGATAGGTCGTCCAGCCGTAGCCCTTTTCGTCGTTGCCGAGCACCGGGCCGCCGCCCGTGCCGTCGTTGCCGACGTAACCCGTCCACATGTAGTAGCGGTTCGGGTCGGTCGAGCTCGGGATCGCGCAGTGGTATGCGTCGCAGATCGTGAACGCGTCGGCGAGCTGGTAGTGGAACGGGATGTCGTCGCGCTTCAGGTACGCCATCGTCGTGGTGCCCTTGTTCGGCACCCACTGGTCGTAGCGGCCCTTGTTCCAGGCCGCGTGCATGTCCTGCCAGCCGTGCGGCAGGTCCTGCAGGAACTGCAGGCCGAGCTTGTCGGCGCCCGGGTGGAACGGCAGCAGTTCGGCCGGGCCGACCGGCTGGTGAAACACCGACTTGCCGTTCGCGAGGCGCAGCGGGCGCGGGTCGCCGAAGCCGCGGACACCGCGCATCGTGCCGAAGTAGTGGTCGAACGAACGGTTCTCCTGCATCAGGATCACGATGTGTTCGATATCGCGGATCGTGCCGGTGCGGCGGTTCGCGGGAATCGCGAGCGCATCTCGGATCACGGGCGGGAACAGGTTCAGCGCGGCGGCGCCGGCAGTGCCGGCGGCGACGCGCAGGAAGTCACGACGGTTCGATCGGGTCATGGTCGTTATCGTGCGGAAAAGGGGGAGCCGATTGGCGGGACCTGCGGGAACGGCACGCGCCGGAGCGCAGGATGCGGCTGCGCCGGTTCGTGCCGCCGCGAGCATAGCGAGGAATCGGTGTCATTCATGTGAAGTCCGGAAACGTTTGCACGCGTGGATCGGATTGCCGCCGGCTGCGCGCCGCGGTACGAACGGCGAAGAAGCGGCGACGGGCGAGGCGGGTGAGGCAGGTGAGGCGGGTGAGGCGGGTGAGGCGGGTGAGGCGGGTGAGGCGGGTGAGGCGGGTGAGGCGGGTGAGGCGGGTGAGGCGGGTGAGGCGGGTGAGGCGGTGAGGCAGGTGAGGCGGGTGAGGCGGGTGAGGCGGGTGAGGCGGTGAGGCAGGTGAGGCGGGTGAGGCGGGTGAGGCGGGTGAGGCGGGTGAGGCGGTGAGGCGGTGAGGCGGTGAGGCGGTGAGGCGGTGAGGCGGTGAGGCGGGTGAGGCGGGTGAGGCGGGTGAGGCGGTGAGGCAGGTGAGGCGGGTGGCGCGTGGCACGCCGGAGGAGCGGGGAGCGGCGGGATGGCTGCGGGGACGGCAGAGGACGCAGAGCGGCGGCGGCGAGGAACGCGATGCGTACGCGTCAGGCGTCGGTCACCCACGCGCCGAACCATTCGCTCGGCCGTGCGATTTCGTCCTGCGCGGCGACGAGTTCGAGCTCGTAGCGACGGGCGTCGTAGGTGGCCTTCACGACCGCATGCACGGCCGCGAGCGTGTGCTCGAACGCGGCGCGCACCGAGTCGCCGCGCAGCCGGCACGCGACGAAGATCGCGCTGGTCAGGTCGCCGACGCCGACCGGATGGCGCGGAAACGCATACAGCGGCCGCTGGCCGATCCACGCTTCGGTTTCGGTGACGGCGAGCATGTTGAAACGGTCGGCCGGGCTGTTGCGGTCGTGCAGGTGCTTGACGAGGATGATCTTCGGGCCGCGGCGGATCAGCGCGCGGCACGCGTCGACGGCTTCGGCGACGGTCTCGATGCGCCGCCCGGCGAGCTTCTGCAGTTCGGAGTGGTTCGGCGACATGCCGTCCGCGAGCGCGGGCATCTCCTGGACGATGAATTCCTCGACGCCGGGCTCGGGCCGGATGCCGCCCGTCTGGCCCATCGCCGGATCGCAGAAGTACCACGCGTTCGGATTCATCGCCTTCACCGAGCGCACGATCTCGACGGCCGCGCGCGCCTGCGGCGGCGAGCCGAGAAAGCCGGACAGCACCGCGTCGCAACGCTTGAGCGCGCCGATGGCGGCGACGCCGTCGACGAGCTGTTCCATCTTCGCGGCATCGATCGCGCTGCCGGCCCAGTGGCCGTACTGCATGTGATTCGACAGCTGGACGGTGTTGAGCGGCCAGACGTTGATGCCGAGACGCTGCATCGGGAACACGGCCGCACTGTTGCCGGCATGGCCGTAGATGACGTGCGACTGAATGCTGAGGACGTTTTTCATGGGAATTCGCCTGCACGCGTTTCAGGGTCACGTCACACGATACCCGAGTTCGTCGTACGCGCGGAAGTCGCGCGGCCCGGAGTGTTGCGCGTCGTCGTCACGCGACCGCGTAGAATCGCGGGGCGCGACGCAGCAAGGCTGCAGCCCGACTGCCCGCGCGTGTCTCCAATCACCGTGATCGCCATGCTTTCGATTTGCAAGATGTTGTCCGTCGCGCGCGCCGCCGTGCTCGGCGCGAGCGCCGCCGCCGCGTGCGCGATGCCCGTTGCGACCGTCGCCGCGACGACCGCCGCCAACGACGGGCCCGCGTACGGCCCGCGCCTCGAAGGGTTCGCGTATCCGGCGCCCGTGCACGCATACGCGTTCGTGTCGCAGCGCGAAACCCTCGAGATGGCGTACCTCGACGTGCAGCCCGCGCACCCGAACGGCCGCACCGTCGTGCTGCTGCACGGCAAGAACTTCTGCGCGGCGACCTGGGAGGACACGATCGGCGTGCTGAGCCGCGCCGGCTACCGCGTGATCGCGCCGGACCAGATCGGTTTCTGCAAGTCGTCGAAGCCCGAGCGCTACCAGTACAGCTTCCAGCAACTCGCGCGCAACACGCACGCGCTGCTCGAATCGGTCGGCGTGAAGTCGGCGACGATCCTGGGCCACTCGACGGGCGGGATGCTCGCGATCCGCTACGCGCTGATGTATCCGAAGGCGACCGACCAGCTCGTGCTCGTGAACCCGATCGGCCTCGAGGACTGGAAGGCGCTCGGCGTGCCGCCGCTGTCGGTCGACTACTGGTATGCGCGCGAACAGAAGACCACGGCCGACGGCATCCGCCGCTACGAGCAGAGCACGTACTACGCGGGCAAGTGGTCGCCGTCGTACGAGCGCTGGGTGCAGATGCTCGCCGGGATGTATCGCGGCCCCGGCCGCGACGCGGTCGCGTGGAACTCCGCGCTGATCTACGACATGATCCTCACGCAGCCGGTGGTCTACGAATTCGGCGCGATCCGCGTGCCGACGCTGTTGATGATCGGCGACAAGGACACGACCGCGATCGGCAAGGACGTCGCGCCGCCCGACGTGCACGCGAAGCTCGGCCGCTATCCGGAACTCGCGAAGCGCACGCAGGCCGCGATTCCCGGCGCGCAGCTCGTCGAATTCCCGGCGCTCGGACACGCGCCGCAGATCCAGGACCCGGACGCGTTCCACAAGGCGCTGCTCGACGGGCTGGACGCCGTGCACCCGCAGTGATGCGGGGCAGGCGGCCGGCCGCGCCCGGTCGGGCCGTCAGCTTGCTTCGTTCGCGAGCTCGTCGCGGATCTGCGCGGTCAGCTCGAACGAGCGCAGCCGCGCGGCATGATCGTAGATCTGCGCGGTGACGATCAGCTCGTCGGCCCCCGTCTGCGCGATACGGTCGCGCAGCTTGTCGCGCACCGTGTCGCGCGAGCCGACCGCCGCGAACGACAGCGAATGCGCGACGGTCGCGAGTTCGAGTTCGCTCGCCTCGAGCACGTCGACGGGCGGCGGCAGCTTGCCCGGCGTGCCGCGCCGCAGGTTGATGAACTGCTGCTGCAACGACGTGAACAGGCGCCGCGCCTCGTCGTCGGTGTCGGCCGCGAACACGTTGACGCCGACCATCGCATGCGGCTTCGGCCATGCGGCCGACGGCCGGTACTGCGCGCGATAGATCTCGAGCGCCCGCATCAAATAGTCCGGCGCGAAGTGCGACGCGAACGCGAACGGCAGTCCGAGCATCGCCGCGAGCTGCGCGCTGAACAGGCTCGACCCGAGCAGCCACACCGGAACGTCGAGCCCGGCGCCCGGCACCGCCCGCACGCGCTGGCCGGGTACCGGCTCCGCGAAGTAGCGCTGCAACTCCGCGACGTCGTCCGGGAACGAGTCTGCGCTGCCGACCAGGTCGCGGCGCAGCGCGCGAGACGTGGTCTGGTCGGTGCCGGGCGCGCGGCCGAGGCCGAGGTCGATGCGCCCCGGATACAGCGACGCGAGCGTGCCGAACTGCTCGGCGATCACGAGCGGTGCATGGTTCGGCAGCATGATGCCGCCCGAGCCGACCCGGATCGTCTGCGTGGCGCCCGCGACGTGGCCGATCACGACGGCGGTGGCCGCGCTCGCGATCCCCGGCATGTTGTGATGCTCGGCCAGCCAGTAGCGCCGGTAGCCCCAGCGCTCCGCGTGCTGCGCGAGGTCGACGGTGTTACGGAACGCTTGCGAGGCGTCGGCGCCGGCCGGAATGGGGGCGAGATCGAGTACGGAAAACGGTGTCATCGGAAGACCTTCGAAACGGGGTGGCGTGGTGATGCGATTACGCAACAGACGCCAAGGATTTTGCCAAAGGGTTCCGGAACGT encodes the following:
- a CDS encoding branched-chain amino acid ABC transporter substrate-binding protein; protein product: MKFRHSLLSVSIASALALLSQQAAQAADATDVKVGFAAPLTGVNAGYGKDLQNGVQLALDDAVAQKVQIAGKPARFNLVVQDDQADPRIGVQAAQALVDQNVSVVVGHFNSGTTIPASVVYDKAGIPVIDPAATNPTLTSRGLANMFMVIATDGQNAGNAGKYAVDVTKAKRIAIIDDRTAFGQGEADEFEKAVKAAGGNLIGREFTSNQAVDFRAQITSLKAKNPDLIFFGGLDSLAANFIKQMRQLGLNAQFVGGGGVKDNEFIKIAGPAAEGAMAWEYGRPLDELPQGKDFEARFKKRFGVDVLSYAQFGYDAAWAAIKAMQAAGSTDPKAYRPALKKIDFEGVTGRISFSNDGSLKSGMSTLYQVKNGAWKTIVTKGG
- a CDS encoding phosphocholine-specific phospholipase C, translated to MTRSNRRDFLRVAAGTAGAAALNLFPPVIRDALAIPANRRTGTIRDIEHIVILMQENRSFDHYFGTMRGVRGFGDPRPLRLANGKSVFHQPVGPAELLPFHPGADKLGLQFLQDLPHGWQDMHAAWNKGRYDQWVPNKGTTTMAYLKRDDIPFHYQLADAFTICDAYHCAIPSSTDPNRYYMWTGYVGNDGTGGGPVLGNDEKGYGWTTYPEVLEQAGVSWKIYQDIGTGLDANGSWGWTQNPYIGNYGDNSLLYFNQYRTALPGTPLYDKARTGTNVSAGGTLFDVLQQDVKNGTLPQVSWICAPEAYSEHPNWPANYGAWYIEQVLKVLVSNPDVWSKTALFITYDENDGFFDHVPPPFAPQSRDNGLSTVATTNEVYAGDASHMAGPYGLGPRVPMLVVSPWTKGGWVCSQTFDHTSLLQFIEARFGAQYPVTAANVSPWRRAVCGDLTSAFDFATADAAWPTLPDTSGYAPPDRARHPDYIPVPPVLQKLPKQEAGLRPARALPYELFVHGRVEAANGQFRLTFANTGRAGAAFQVQSRNRVDGPWAYTVEAGKRVADTWSAAASLGLYDLDVYGPNGFYCHFRGPFATGVGSANVNPEVIYGYDVANGNITLRLMNRGHKAVRLKVTNAYGHGHARTFDLAPGAHVDDYWDLRGSHGWYDLTVSDGRLLGFLRRFAGHVETGRPSTSDPLIRTSASHDDAEAASDALSD
- a CDS encoding LLM class flavin-dependent oxidoreductase — protein: MTPFSVLDLAPIPAGADASQAFRNTVDLAQHAERWGYRRYWLAEHHNMPGIASAATAVVIGHVAGATQTIRVGSGGIMLPNHAPLVIAEQFGTLASLYPGRIDLGLGRAPGTDQTTSRALRRDLVGSADSFPDDVAELQRYFAEPVPGQRVRAVPGAGLDVPVWLLGSSLFSAQLAAMLGLPFAFASHFAPDYLMRALEIYRAQYRPSAAWPKPHAMVGVNVFAADTDDEARRLFTSLQQQFINLRRGTPGKLPPPVDVLEASELELATVAHSLSFAAVGSRDTVRDKLRDRIAQTGADELIVTAQIYDHAARLRSFELTAQIRDELANEAS
- the pdxY gene encoding pyridoxal kinase PdxY, whose product is MKNVLSIQSHVIYGHAGNSAAVFPMQRLGINVWPLNTVQLSNHMQYGHWAGSAIDAAKMEQLVDGVAAIGALKRCDAVLSGFLGSPPQARAAVEIVRSVKAMNPNAWYFCDPAMGQTGGIRPEPGVEEFIVQEMPALADGMSPNHSELQKLAGRRIETVAEAVDACRALIRRGPKIILVKHLHDRNSPADRFNMLAVTETEAWIGQRPLYAFPRHPVGVGDLTSAIFVACRLRGDSVRAAFEHTLAAVHAVVKATYDARRYELELVAAQDEIARPSEWFGAWVTDA
- a CDS encoding alpha/beta fold hydrolase; translated protein: MLSICKMLSVARAAVLGASAAAACAMPVATVAATTAANDGPAYGPRLEGFAYPAPVHAYAFVSQRETLEMAYLDVQPAHPNGRTVVLLHGKNFCAATWEDTIGVLSRAGYRVIAPDQIGFCKSSKPERYQYSFQQLARNTHALLESVGVKSATILGHSTGGMLAIRYALMYPKATDQLVLVNPIGLEDWKALGVPPLSVDYWYAREQKTTADGIRRYEQSTYYAGKWSPSYERWVQMLAGMYRGPGRDAVAWNSALIYDMILTQPVVYEFGAIRVPTLLMIGDKDTTAIGKDVAPPDVHAKLGRYPELAKRTQAAIPGAQLVEFPALGHAPQIQDPDAFHKALLDGLDAVHPQ